From the Brassica napus cultivar Da-Ae chromosome A8, Da-Ae, whole genome shotgun sequence genome, one window contains:
- the LOC106427581 gene encoding probable LRR receptor-like serine/threonine-protein kinase At1g29720, translating into MGVVFSAFVLFFTIITSFFSTLTTSASPALHPDELKALGEIATTLGIKRLNLSDGDPCLLKTLKLDVVSSPNSDMENIILCDCSFNNNMTCHIIELKLKSISLSGKLPPELAKLKYLQNIVFCRNYLSGSIPMEWASLPNLTSISLCANRLSGPLPPGLQNFKSLTFLGVEANQFSGPIPDELGNLTNLKRLDLVSNQFTGSLPSSLARLVNLETFRISDNNFTGIIPEYISNWSQLQRLDLQASGLKGPFPDAVARLENLTYLFISDMTGINSFPNISSQVIKDLVLRNVSMSGKIPSYIWSKPNLRSLDLSFNKLTGEVLGINPVPKFTYLTGNMLSGEIKSGVYLNSRSNIDLSYNNFSLPSSCQERSNINTYRSSSLKNTLTGLLPCAGPITCKHYRRSLHINCGGETVTVTNSIGKITYQADNIDQVKAATNQHFKNWGISNTGDFMDDNIDDDTYIVSTSLTLPGDSPDLYKTARRSALSLVYYAFCLENGEYNLKLHFMEIQFSDQELYSRLGRRIFDVYVQGKLFLRDFNIRQEANGTLKSIVKELKAVNVTDHKLEIWLYWAGKGTTLIPKRGNYGPLISAISLCHSLEQHCGVEKTKRHINYPLIFGVTGPLVAIIFLALGFYAHRKCRQDKKKRERDLRAQGLQTVCFTWRQLQAATNNFDEANKLGEGGFGSVFKGELSDGTIIAVKKLSSKSCQGNREFVNEIGMISGLNHPNLVKLYGCCVEKDQLLLVYEYMENNSLALALSGRSSLKLDWAARKKICVGIARGLEFLHEGAAMRMIHRDIKTPNVLLDANLNAKISDFGLARLHEEEHTHISTKVAGTIGYMAPEYALMGHLTEKADVYSFGVVAMEIVSGKSNTTQKGSDDNAPLIKWAMTLQQKGDIMEIVDPKLEGEFNSLEAERMTRVALVCTNATPSLRPLMSEAVKMLEGEMEIPRIMSGPAVYGHDLNFSKLMEMQESTSMSGYGLSPFNQESATSNSTAEFSS; encoded by the exons ATGGGGGTTGTCTTCTCGGCTTTCGTTCTGTTCTTCACCATCATCACAAGTTTCTTCTCCACTCTAACAACATCTGCTTCACCAGCTCTCCATCCAGATGAAT TGAAAGCGCTTGGGGAGATAGCTACTACACTTGGAATCAAGAGACTCAACCTAAGTGATGGAGATCCTTGCCTTTTGAAAACTCTTAAACTCGATGTTGTTTCGAGTCCGAATTCAGATATGGAAAACATCATTCTTTGTGATTGTAGTTTCAACAACAACATGACATGTCATATTATAGAACT AAAACTCAAGTCCATAAGTCTTTCAGGGAAACTCCCGCCTGAGTTGGCCAAACTTAAGTATCTCCAGAATAT AGTCTTTTGCCGAAACTACCTTTCTGGCTCAATCCCAATGGAGTGGGCTTCATTGCCGAACCTCACTTCCAT CTCGCTCTGCGCGAATCGTTTGTCTGGGCCATTGCCACCGGGTTTACAAAACTTCAAGAGTCTGACATTCCT AGGGGTTGAAGCCAACCAGTTCTCTGGTCCGATTCCTGATGAGCTTGGTAACTTGACCAACTTAAAAAGATT GGACCTTGTGTCCAATCAATTTACAGGAAGCCTTCCTAGCTCTCTTGCTAGACTGGTAAACCTTGAGACATT TAGGATAAGTGACAATAACTTCACTGGCATCATCCCAGAATATATTAGCAACTGGTCTCAGCTTCAAAGACT AGATCTACAAGCAAGTGGACTGAAAGGACCTTTTCCTGACGCAGTGGCCCGCCTAGAAAATCTAACTTATCT GTTTATTAGTGATATGACCGGGATAAACTCTTTTCCTAATATATCTAGCCAAGTCATCAAAGACCT GGTTTTGAGGAATGTGAGTATGTCTGGTAAAATTCCTTCTTACATTTGGAGTAAACCAAACTTGAGATCTCT TGATTTATCGTTTAACAAGTTGACCGGTGAAGTTCTTGGAATAAACCCAGTACCAAAATTTAC TTACTTGACTGGCAATATGCTTTCCGGGGAAATTAAATCTGGTGTTTACCTCAACAGCAGATCAAATAT TGACCTCTCTTATAACAATTTCTCATTGCCGTCTAGCTGCCAAGAAAGGAG TAACATTAATACATACCGGAGCTCATCCTTAAAGAACACTTT AACTGGTCTTCTTCCATGCGCTGGTCCAATCACTTGCAAGCACT ATAGGCGATCACTACATATAAACTGTGGTGGGGAAACTGTGACTGTTACAAACTCTATTGGTAAAATCACTTATCAAGCTGATAACATTGATCAGGTCAAAGCCGCTACAAATCAGCACTTCAAAAACTGGGGAATTAGTAACACTGGTGACTTTATGGATGATAATATTGATGATGATACGTACATCGTTTCAACTAGTTTGACACTACCTGGAGATTCTCCTGATCTTTATAAGACTGCACGTCGATCTGCTCTCTCTCTAGTTTATTATGCGTTTTGCTTGGAAAATGGagaatataatttgaaactCCATTTTATGGAGATTCAGTTTTCAGATCAAGAACTATATAGTCGTCTAGGTAGACGCATATTTGATGTCTATGTTCAG GGGAAATTGTTCTTGAGGGATTTTAACATCAGACAGGAGGCTAATGGCACTCTGAAGTCTATTGTGAAAGAACTGAAAGCTGTTAATGTGACTGATCATAAGTTAGAGATTTGGTTGTATTGGGCGGGTAAAGGGACAACGCTCATACCCAAAAGAGGAAACTATGGTCCTCTTATCTCTGCAATCTCCTTGTGCCACA GCCTGGAGCAACATTGTGGAG TGGAGAAAACCAAACGTCACATCAATTATCCACTAATTTTTGGGGTAACAGGTCCCTTGGTAGCAATTATTTTCTTGGCTTTGGGATTCTATGCTCACAGAAAATGCAGACAGgacaagaaaaagagagaaagag ACCTGAGAGCACAGGGTCTGCAAACTGTTTGCTTTACATGGAGGCAACTGCAAGCTGCAACAAACAATTTTGATGAAGCCAACAAACTTGGAGAAGGAGGTTTTGGATCTGTAttcaaa GGAGAGCTGTCAGATGGAACTATTATAGCAGTGAAGAAGCTTTCTTCCAAGTCATGCCAAGGAAACCGTGAGTTTGTGAATGAGATAGGCATGATCTCAGGTCTGAATCATCCAAACCTTGTCAAGCTTTATGGATGTTGTGTCGAAAAGGATCAACTGCTGCTCGTGTATGAGTACATGGAAAATAACTCCCTTGCTCTTGCTTTGTCCG GAAGGAGCTCCTTGAAACTGGACTGGGCAGCAAGAAAGAAAATCTGTGTGGGAATCGCAAGAGGGCTTGAATTTCTCCATGAAGGAGCTGCGATGAGAATGATTCACCGTGACATAAAAACTCCCAATGTGCTTCTAGACGCCAACCTTAATGCAAAGATATCTGACTTTGGTTTAGCTAGACTCCACGAAGAAGAACACACTCACATTAGCACCAAAGTTGCAGGAACCAT CGGCTATATGGCTCCAGAATATGCTTTAATGGGTCACTTGACCGAGAAAGCAGATGTTTACAGCTTTGGGGTTGTGGCAATGGAGATTGTTAGTGGGAAAAGTAATACAACACAAAAAGGAAGCGATGACAATGCACCACTTATTAAATGG GCCATGACACTGCAACAGAAAGGGGACATAATGGAGATAGTAGATCCGAAGCTCGAAGGTGAGTTCAACAGCCTAGAAGCGGAGAGGATGACCAGAGTTGCTCTTGTTTGCACAAATGCAACTCCTTCTTTACGTCCACTGATGTCAGAGGCTGTGAAAATGCTGGAGGGGGAGATGGAAATACCACGGATTATGTCAGGTCCTGCCGTGTATGGACATGATTTGAACTTTTCAAAGCTGATGGAGATGCAAGAGTCAACATCCATGTCTGGCTATGGTCTGTCCCCATTTAATCAAGAATCAGCCACCTCAAACTCCACAGCAGAGTTTTCTTCTTAG